From one Rhodamnia argentea isolate NSW1041297 chromosome 1, ASM2092103v1, whole genome shotgun sequence genomic stretch:
- the LOC115731276 gene encoding amino acid permease 4-like yields MNKFEVPLIWQDRIQFPHLPLTNDCISFFFSGTLKMGENAATKINQNHHHQVCDISVEMLPQSVSKCFDSFDDDGRLKRAGTLWTASAHIITAVIGSGVLSLAWAIAQLGWIAGPAVMFLFSFVSYYTSCLLSDCYRAGNPVSGKRNYTYMDCVRSILGGAKVKACGFIQYFNLFGIAIGYTIAASISMMAIKRSNCFHESNGENPCHMSSTLYMIMFGITEILLSQIPDFDQIWWLSIVAAIMSFTYSSIGLGLGIAQVAASGSFKGRLTGISIGAVTETQKIWRSFQALGDIAFAYSFSVILIEIQDTIRSPPSEAKTMKKATFLSTAVTTTFYMLCGCMGYAAFGDAAPGNLLTGFGFYNPFWLLDIANAAIVIHLVGAYQVYCQPIFAFVEKQAAQRWPDREFIAKEIKVTVPGLGQYNMNLFRLVWRTIFVILTTVISMLLPFFNDVVGILGALGFWPLTVYFPVEMYIKHKQIPKWSTRWVCLQMLSMACLVISIMAVAGSIAGVMLDLKTYQPFKTSY; encoded by the exons ATGAATAAATTTGAAGTTCCTCTCATTTGGCAAGACAGAATTCAGTTTCCGCACTTACCACTTACTAACGATtgtatttccttcttcttttctgggACATTGAAGATGGGTGAGAACGCTGCCACCAAGATCAACcaaaaccaccaccaccaagtTTGTGACATCTCTGTCGAAATGCTTCCTCAGAGTGTCTCCAAATGCTTCGACTCCTTTGACGACGACGGCCGCCTCAAACGCGCTG GGACCTTATGGACGGCTAGTGCACACATAATAACAGCAGTGATAGGATCGGGAGTGCTCTCGCTGGCATGGGCCATTGCTCAGCTGGGTTGGATTGCTGGCCCTGCTGTGATGTTCCTGTTCTCCTTCGTGAGCTATTACACCTCTTGCCTCCTCTCTGATTGTTACCGTGCCGGCAACCCTGTCTCCGGCAAGCGTAACTACACTTACATGGACTGTGTTCGCTCGATTCTCG GTGGAGCAAAGGTAAAAGCATGTGGTTTTATTCAATATTTCAACCTATTCGGAATCGCCATTGGCTATACCATTGCAGCATCTATCAGCATGAT GGCGATAAAACGCTCAAATTGCTTCCACGAGAGTAACGGGGAGAACCCGTGCCACATGTCGAGCACTCTGTACATGATCATGTTCGGCATCACAGAGATTCTGCTGTCCCAGATTCCGGATTTCGATCAAATATGGTGGCTATCTATTGTGGCTGCAATCATGTCCTTCACTTACTCTTCGATTGGTCTAGGCCTAGGAATTGCCCAAGTTGCAG CTAGCGGAAGTTTCAAGGGTAGGCTTACCGGAATAAGCATTGGAGCTGTGACTGAAACCCAAAAGATATGGAGGAGTTTCCAAGCTCTTGGAGATATTGCCTTTGCGTACTCATTTTCTGTCATCCTTATTGAAATTCAG GACACCATCAGATCCCCACCATCAGAAGCAAAGACCATGAAGAAGGCTACTTTTCTGAGCACGGCGGTGACAACTACTTTCTACATGCTCTGTGGCTGCATGGGCTATGCTGCTTTCGGTGACGCCGCTCCAGGAAATCTTCTGACCGGCTTCGGTTTCTACAACCCATTCTGGCTTCTTGATATTGCCAATGCTGCTATTGTGATCCATCTTGTTGGAGCATACCAAGTGTACTGCCAGCCGATTTTTGCCTTCGTCGAGAAACAGGCTGCCCAGAGATGGCCTGATAGAGAGTTCATCGCCAAAGAGataaaggtcacggtgccgggcTTGGGCCAATACAACATGAACCTCTTCAGGCTTGTTTGGAGGACGATTTTCGTGATCTTGACCACCGTGATATCAATGCTACTCCCATTCTTCAACGATGTCGTGGGGATCCTTGGTGCCTTGGGATTTTGGCCTCTAACGGTGTATTTTCCGGTCGAGATGTACATTAAACATAAACAAATTCCCAAATGGAGCACCAGATGGGTATGCCTCCAAATGCTGAGCATGGCCTGTCTTGTGATATCGATCATGGCAGTTGCGGGTTCGATCGCAGGAGTTATGCTAGACCTTAAGACTTATCAGCCATTCAAGACGAGCTACTAA